Proteins from one Procambarus clarkii isolate CNS0578487 chromosome 40, FALCON_Pclarkii_2.0, whole genome shotgun sequence genomic window:
- the LOC138372808 gene encoding uncharacterized protein, translating to MTEMHVDMTEMHVDMTEMHVDMTEMHVDMTEMHVDMTEMHVDMNEMHVDMTEMHVDMTEMYVDMTEMHVDMTEMHVDMTEMHVDMTEMHVDMTEMNVDMTEMHVDMTEMHVDMTEMHVDMTEMHVDMTEMHVDMTEMNVDMTEMNVDMTEMHVDMTEMYVDMTEMNVDMIEMHVDMTEMHVDMTEMHVDMIEMNVDRTEMHVDMTEMYVDMTEMKVDMTEMHVDMTEMYVDMTEMHVDMTEMHVDMTEMYVDMTEMHVDMTRTLRIYYKCIVVVQWDRSLENLPDSHPWTSLVRNRCFIGLDYHVLTLIALPKRMIVHATLILKEGITCGLPGGDFESSTPCLWSAFPGDCLV from the coding sequence ATGACTGAAATGCACGTTGACATGACTGAAATGCACGTTGACATGACTGAAATGCACGTTGACATGACTGAAATGCACGTTGACATGACTGAAATGCACGTTGACATGACTGAAATGCACGTTGACATGAATGAAATGCACGTTGACATGACTGAAATGCACGTTGACATGACTGAAATGTACGTTGACATGACTGAAATGCACGTTGACATGACTGAAATGCACGTTGACATGACTGAAATGCACGTTGACATGACTGAAATGCACGTTGACATGACTGAAATGAACGTTGACATGACTGAAATGCACGTTGACATGACTGAAATGCACGTTGACATGACTGAAATGCACGTTGATATGACTGAAATGCACGTTGACATGACTGAAATGCACGTTGACATGACTGAAATGAACGTTGACATGACTGAAATGAACGTTGACATGACTGAAATGCACGTTGACATGACTGAAATGTACGTTGACATGACTGAAATGAACGTTGACATGATTGAAATGCACGTTGACATGACTGAAATGCACGTTGACATGACTGAAATGCACGTTGACATGATTGAAATGAACGTTGACAGGACTGAAATGCACGTTGACATGACTGAAATGTACGTTGACATGACTGAAATGAAAGTTGACATGACTGAAATGCACGTTGACATGACTGAAATGTACGTTGACATGACTGAAATGCACGTTGACATGACTGAAATGCACGTTGACATGACTGAAATGTACGTTGACATGACTGAAATGCACGTTGACATGACAAGAACGTTGCGTATCTATTATAAATGCATTGTTGTTGTACAATGGGATCGAAGCCTCGAAAACCTCCCAGATTCCCACCCCTGGACGTCCCTGGTTCGGAATCGTTGTTTTATAGGATTGGATTATCACGTTCTGACCCTTATAGCGTTACCAAAAAGAATGATTGTACACGCTACACTCATCCTCAAGGAAGGTATTACCTGTGGTTTACCTGGTGGTGATTTCGAGAGTTCTACTCCTTGCCTGTggtcagccttccctggtgattgtctggtctga